The genome window CTCGCGCGACTCGTCCGAGAAGCCGGATGCCACAACGCGAGGCTTCTCCAACGCCATGCCCGTCCGGTTATCGATCACGACGGTGACAGAGATGACGCCGCCCTCGCCCATCTGGGCGCGGTCTTCCAGAACCTCAGCGTTCACGTCGCCCATGGTGACACCATCGACGTAGAGGTTTCCGACAGGGATCTGTCCAACAACGTCGGCGTGTTTATCCACGAGGTCAACAACGACGCCATTTTGTGCCAGCACGGTGTTATCTTCACGAACACCCGTCGAGATAGCCAGTTGCTTGTTGGCCCTCAGGTGACGCCACTCACCATGCACAGGCATGAAGTTCTTCGGACGCGCTGCGTTGTACAGGAACAACAGCTCACCGGCGAACCCGTGACCCGAGGTGTGGACCTTAGCGTCTTTACTCGTCACCACGTGGGCGCCGATCTGCGAGAGCATGTTGATCACGCCGAAGACGGCCTCTTCATTGCCCGGCACCAGTGACGACGACAGAACAATGAGGTCACCATCGCGGACGGTGATCTGGCGGTGCTCACGTCGTGCCATACGGGACAGTGCAGCCATGGGCTCACCCTGCGTACCCGTCGTCACGAGCAGAACCTTATGCGGAGCCATCTTCGCGGCGTCGTCCATAGAAACAATGGTGTTTCGTGGAACGTCCAAATAGCCCATCTCTTCCGCAATTTGCATATTGCGGATCATCGACCGGCCATTGAACGCAACTTTCCTACCCGCGGCAACGGCTGCATCCACTGCAGCTTGGACTCGGTACACGTTCGACGCGAAGGACGCGATAATGACACGCTGCTTGGCTTCGGCAACGAGACGTTTCAACGTCGGAGCCACATCGGCCTCCGACCCGGAGAAACCAGGCGTCGCGGAGTTCGTCGAATCCGCCAGCATGATGTCAACACCCTCATCACCGAACCGGGACAATGCCGGCAAATCGGTGGGGCGGCCACCCGTCGGAGTCTGGTCGAGCTTGATATCACCCGTGTGAATCAGAAGCCCAGCGCCTGTCTTCAGCGCAATACCAAGACAATCCGGGATGGAGTGGTTCACATTCCAGAAGCGCAGGTCAAACGGACCATACTTCTCGTGAGAGGTCTCATTAACTTCGATCAGCTTCGGGTGCTGATGGTGCTCACGACATTTCGCCGCAATCAAAGCACACGTAAAGCGCGAGGCCACGATAGGAATATCAGACCGCAATTTCAGCAACCACGGGATCGCACCAATGTGGTCCTCGTGGCCGTGGGTAACGACCAGCGCCTCGACACGATCCATCTTGTCTTCCAAGTAGGAAAAATCAGGAAGAATCAGATCGACGCCGGGTTCGTCGGAACTTGGGAAAAGAACGCCACAGTCAATGATGAGAAGCCGGTTGTGGTACTCGAAAACGGTCATGTTGCGGCCGATTTCGGAAATACCACCCAAAGCGACGATGCGCAGACCGTCTTTTGGTGCCTTGGGGGGCTCAGGCATGCGCTGAGTGAGGTCAGCTCCCTGCATGGATTTCACGACAGAGCGGTTCTTGTTGTGTCCTCTGTTGCGGTCACGGCCTCGTTTATTGGGGCGATTGTTTTTCCCGTTCTTGTTTGAGTTCCGGGAACCGCCGCGCTCTGAACGACCATTGTCGTTTTTATTGTTGCTGCCACGGTTGTTGCGACCTTTATTACCGTTGCCGCCACCGTGCTTGTTATTGCCACCACGATTCGATCGGCCCGATGAACCATTTCGGTTTCCATCACGTCCATTGCCTTTGTTGCCGTCGGCGTGGCCTTGATTGTCATCGGACGTTGGTGAGGACTGACTACGTGTAGTGGCTTTCGGCTCTGTAAACTCTGGACGCTGAGCTGCGTCAACATCAGGCGACCCGGCCTTACGCGTCGATCGCCGACCGCGAGTGCGGTTATCTGGCACTACAGAACACCAGCCTTTCGCATATCATCAGCAAGTTCGTCGAGCTGTGACGGACTGGGGGAAATTTGAGGCAAACGAGGTTCTCCTACATTAATGCCCTGCAAGTGCAGAGCTGCTTTGGCAAAACTTACCCCGCCGAGTCGTGCTTGCGCATGATAGAGCGGGGACAACGATGCTGATAAACGCTGAGCTTCAGGGAGATCTCCGGAATCATACGCGTCGTACATTCTCCTCAGCACAGGAGCAGCAATGTGTCCGACGACAGAGATAAGGCCCGTTGCACCAACCGACAACCATGGAAGGTTGATGGGATCGTCTCCGGAATACCAGGCCAATTCAGTGGACTGCATAAGCTCTAAGGCCTCTGCGAGATTCCCTTTCGCATCCTTAACAGCTGCAATACGCGGGTGCTCGGACAAGCGAGCCAGCGTCTCCTTCGCAACCGGAATAACACTACGCGATGGGATGTCATAAATCATGACGGGCACGTTCACAGCGTCGGCAACAGCCGTAAAGTGCTGATAAATGCCCTCTTGACTTGGCTTCGAATAGTACGGAGTCACAACGAGGAGTCCATCCGCGGCAGCCTCTGCTGATGCGCGGGATAACTCGATACTCGTCGCCGTATTGTTTGTTCCCGACCCCGCGATAATACGGGCGGAATCTCCCACCTCTTGTTTAACAGCCTTGAGCAACCGCAACTTCTCTTCGACGGTCGTCGTCGGGGACTCGCCTGTAGTCCCAGCGAGAACCAGGGAATCACACCCTTGATCAATGAGGTGCTTAGCCAACGACACCCCTGCGGATATATCGACGTGACCGTCGCTATCGAAGGGCGTCACCATTGCTACGGCAATAGTTCCGAAAGTTTCGGCGCCGGCCCGTGTTGCAATACCAGTGCTCATATCGGTCAAGAGTACCCGCGGGGCACGGGCACAAACAACTAGCTTTCACTAACAAACGGGCTTGTTGCGACCTCATTCCCGTCGCTGAGCTCGGTCACAGAAAAATCACCGAAAGCATGAGGAGCCACCGACTGAAGCTCTTTCAAGATCGCAATAGCTAAGTGCCGGATCTCTTGATCCGCATTTTCCGTCGCTCTCATCCCGATAAAGTGACGCCACGTCCGAAAATTTCCCGTGGCCACCAACCGAGTTTCGGTTGCCGACGGCAAAATCGCCCGCGCTGCTTGCCGCGCTTGCTTCTGACGCAACAGGGCATTCACACGTCTCGACGCCCCACCCGGAGTCTTTTTCTCGAGGCTGCTCAGTAGCTCCGAAAAGGTATCTCTGGCCACATCACACGCTTCGAGGAACAAATCTGTTAACTGTTTGTCTTTCGCAATTTCTGCGGGGACAACGACATCAATGTCATCATCCGGCGTGAAGCGCTGTGAGAGCTGAGAAAACGACAAGTGACGGTGCCGCATAAATTCATGGGCACACCCCCGGGACAGCCCCCGGATATAAAACGTCGCCGTCGGATGTTCAAGGAGAGCGGTATGCCCTACCTCCATAATGTGCCGAATATAGGCTTCATTCGACGCTGTATGGGGGTTGGGGCGATCCCATGTTTCATAGCAGGCGCGGCCCGCAAACTCGACTAATGAATCCGCATCGGAAGAGTCTTTAATAAAGCCCAAGTCCATCCCCGTGGGGAGAGTAAAAGACGTGTGGGCAATAAGAGACACTTCACATGGCTTAGGTGTTGCCATTTACAGCCCCAAGAAAGAATCCAAACCGATGGTTAAGCCTGGGTGTTCAGGCACTTTGCGCACTCCCAGGAAAACACCGGGAACAAATGAGGTGCGATCGTAAGAATCTTGACGGATCGTCAAGCTCTGCCCCTGGGAGCCGAAGATAACTGCTTCGTGCGCAACGGCACCTTTCATCCTGATGGCGTGGACAGGAATTCCATCTACCGACGCTCCACGAGCTCCGTCAAGTGCTTGCTCGGTAGCATCCGGCTGATCGCCACACCCAGCCTTGTCCCTCGACTGAGCAATTGTTTGTGCCGTGTGAATAGCAGTGCCCGACGGCGCGTCCTTCTTGCCTGGGTGGTGCATCTCTACTACTTCGGCAGAGTCGAAATATGGCGCAGCTATTTCCGCTAATTTCTCCGTTAATACCGCGGAAATAGCAAAGTTCGGAGCAACTAAGACACCTGTCTTGGGCGAATCCTTGAGCCATTCACGGACCTGGTCATAACGATCATCAGTCCATCCCGTCGTTCCGACGACTGCGTGAATTCCATGGTCAATGAGGAATTTAACGTTATCCATCACAGCTGAGGGTGACGTGAAATCGATGGCGATTTCTGCACCAGAATCAACCAACGTATCCAAGGAATCGTCGTGGTCCACCGCAGCAACGAGTTCAAGGTCTGACTCCCCCTTCAATGCCGCAACGAGTGTTTGTCCTACATTCCCCGAAGCACCGATGACACCGACTTTGAGTGGTGAAGTCATTATTTCTCCCATCATTAGTGGATATATCTGTCTTGTAGGTGGCCGCGGCCACCGCAACGGCGTTAGTCTACCCCTTCTGGCACGATACCGAACTGCCCCCGGACGGTTGCCCCACTTCTTGAGTGGCCCCGATTAACGTCACGAATCGTAGTCATGTTCTTCCAGCTCAGCTTGATAGAGACCGCGACGTAATACAACCGAAACATTTTGTAACCTCTTTGTTTCGACATATAGCAACGCCTCGTCATCAATCAGTTTTACATTTC of Corynebacterium kroppenstedtii DSM 44385 contains these proteins:
- a CDS encoding ribonuclease J, giving the protein MPDNRTRGRRSTRKAGSPDVDAAQRPEFTEPKATTRSQSSPTSDDNQGHADGNKGNGRDGNRNGSSGRSNRGGNNKHGGGNGNKGRNNRGSNNKNDNGRSERGGSRNSNKNGKNNRPNKRGRDRNRGHNKNRSVVKSMQGADLTQRMPEPPKAPKDGLRIVALGGISEIGRNMTVFEYHNRLLIIDCGVLFPSSDEPGVDLILPDFSYLEDKMDRVEALVVTHGHEDHIGAIPWLLKLRSDIPIVASRFTCALIAAKCREHHQHPKLIEVNETSHEKYGPFDLRFWNVNHSIPDCLGIALKTGAGLLIHTGDIKLDQTPTGGRPTDLPALSRFGDEGVDIMLADSTNSATPGFSGSEADVAPTLKRLVAEAKQRVIIASFASNVYRVQAAVDAAVAAGRKVAFNGRSMIRNMQIAEEMGYLDVPRNTIVSMDDAAKMAPHKVLLVTTGTQGEPMAALSRMARREHRQITVRDGDLIVLSSSLVPGNEEAVFGVINMLSQIGAHVVTSKDAKVHTSGHGFAGELLFLYNAARPKNFMPVHGEWRHLRANKQLAISTGVREDNTVLAQNGVVVDLVDKHADVVGQIPVGNLYVDGVTMGDVNAEVLEDRAQMGEGGVISVTVVIDNRTGMALEKPRVVASGFSDESREMMHEVEDLVDNTLLDLSGEGENDPYRMAQQIKRRITKFVGEKWRRKPFVVPTVVPMTSDEPLVSDVTGTRESL
- the dapB gene encoding 4-hydroxy-tetrahydrodipicolinate reductase; amino-acid sequence: MTSPLKVGVIGASGNVGQTLVAALKGESDLELVAAVDHDDSLDTLVDSGAEIAIDFTSPSAVMDNVKFLIDHGIHAVVGTTGWTDDRYDQVREWLKDSPKTGVLVAPNFAISAVLTEKLAEIAAPYFDSAEVVEMHHPGKKDAPSGTAIHTAQTIAQSRDKAGCGDQPDATEQALDGARGASVDGIPVHAIRMKGAVAHEAVIFGSQGQSLTIRQDSYDRTSFVPGVFLGVRKVPEHPGLTIGLDSFLGL
- the thyX gene encoding FAD-dependent thymidylate synthase, whose product is MATPKPCEVSLIAHTSFTLPTGMDLGFIKDSSDADSLVEFAGRACYETWDRPNPHTASNEAYIRHIMEVGHTALLEHPTATFYIRGLSRGCAHEFMRHRHLSFSQLSQRFTPDDDIDVVVPAEIAKDKQLTDLFLEACDVARDTFSELLSSLEKKTPGGASRRVNALLRQKQARQAARAILPSATETRLVATGNFRTWRHFIGMRATENADQEIRHLAIAILKELQSVAPHAFGDFSVTELSDGNEVATSPFVSES
- the dapA gene encoding 4-hydroxy-tetrahydrodipicolinate synthase, whose amino-acid sequence is MSTGIATRAGAETFGTIAVAMVTPFDSDGHVDISAGVSLAKHLIDQGCDSLVLAGTTGESPTTTVEEKLRLLKAVKQEVGDSARIIAGSGTNNTATSIELSRASAEAAADGLLVVTPYYSKPSQEGIYQHFTAVADAVNVPVMIYDIPSRSVIPVAKETLARLSEHPRIAAVKDAKGNLAEALELMQSTELAWYSGDDPINLPWLSVGATGLISVVGHIAAPVLRRMYDAYDSGDLPEAQRLSASLSPLYHAQARLGGVSFAKAALHLQGINVGEPRLPQISPSPSQLDELADDMRKAGVL